The proteins below are encoded in one region of Cohaesibacter intestini:
- a CDS encoding response regulator — translation MQKSVHILIIEDDSEIQKLLAGLLVRNGWHVSQATDGRQADAILASSRIDLVLLDIMLPGEDGLSICARLRAISTMPILILSAKGDDIDRVVGLEMGADDYLSKPFNPRELEARIKALLRRSRMAQKESWLKATILYFAGCWQLDVRKRELYDNDGVQTYLTPAEFDLLRVFCERPGITLSREQLIELTQGRKVVSAERSIDILISRLRRKLERGEKAEKLIHTVRSGGYEFIATVSEIPQ, via the coding sequence ATGCAGAAGAGTGTTCACATCCTGATCATCGAAGATGATTCCGAGATCCAGAAATTGTTGGCCGGGTTACTGGTACGCAATGGCTGGCATGTCTCTCAAGCCACGGACGGGCGCCAGGCCGACGCCATATTGGCCTCCAGCAGGATCGATCTGGTGCTGCTCGATATCATGCTGCCCGGCGAGGATGGCTTGAGCATCTGTGCCCGGTTGAGGGCGATCTCGACGATGCCAATCCTCATTCTCTCGGCCAAGGGCGATGACATTGACCGGGTGGTGGGACTGGAAATGGGGGCGGATGACTATCTTTCCAAACCGTTCAATCCCCGCGAACTGGAAGCCCGGATCAAGGCCTTGCTGCGGCGCAGCCGCATGGCCCAGAAAGAAAGCTGGCTGAAGGCAACCATCCTCTATTTCGCTGGCTGTTGGCAACTCGATGTGCGCAAACGCGAACTGTATGACAATGACGGCGTACAGACCTATCTCACTCCGGCGGAGTTTGATTTGCTGCGGGTTTTTTGCGAACGCCCCGGCATCACTCTGAGCCGGGAACAGTTGATCGAGCTGACGCAGGGCCGCAAGGTGGTTAGCGCTGAACGCTCGATCGATATTCTTATTTCGCGCTTGCGACGCAAACTCGAACGCGGGGAAAAAGCCGAAAAGCTGATCCATACGGTGCGCTCGGGCGGCTATGAGTTCATTGCCACGGTCAGCGAGATCCCGCAATGA
- a CDS encoding histidine phosphatase family protein, which yields MSIPPLYFIRHGQTDWNAQYRFQGQRDIPLNEKGRGEARRNGKRLSELVSDPSAMALYCSPMTRTRQTLEGILEAAGWQDLAWANSAVFDPRLVEITFGDWEGWTKQEIKKNDPVNYKARAKDKWSTCPPNGESYAQLSDRIRPWLETLTGPSIVVAHGGTFRVLRQILENIPINEAPLLEVPQDKVYCWTGSEATWQ from the coding sequence ATGTCCATCCCGCCACTCTATTTCATCCGCCATGGTCAAACCGACTGGAACGCACAATATCGCTTTCAGGGCCAGCGAGATATTCCGTTGAATGAGAAGGGACGGGGCGAAGCGCGTCGAAACGGCAAGCGTCTGTCCGAACTGGTATCCGACCCCAGTGCCATGGCGCTCTATTGCAGCCCGATGACCCGCACCCGCCAAACGCTGGAAGGCATCCTTGAAGCCGCTGGTTGGCAGGATCTTGCCTGGGCTAACAGTGCGGTTTTTGATCCAAGGCTTGTCGAAATCACCTTTGGTGACTGGGAAGGGTGGACCAAGCAGGAAATCAAGAAAAACGATCCGGTCAATTACAAGGCTCGCGCCAAGGATAAATGGTCTACTTGCCCTCCCAACGGCGAAAGCTATGCCCAATTGTCTGACCGCATTCGTCCATGGCTGGAAACCCTGACCGGCCCCTCGATCGTCGTTGCCCACGGGGGAACGTTTCGGGTTTTGCGCCAGATTCTGGAAAATATTCCCATCAATGAAGCTCCGCTGCTCGAAGTGCCTCAGGACAAGGTCTATTGTTGGACCGGCAGCGAGGCAACGTGGCAGTGA
- the aroC gene encoding chorismate synthase has product MSHNSFGHLFRVTTWGESHGPAIGCTVDGCPSLIEVTREEIQQDLDRRRPGQSRYTTQRQEKDQVEILSGVFPHPQTGAQVTTGTSIGLIIQNTDQRSKDYGDISERYRPGHADYTYDAKYGVRDFRGGGRSSARETAMRVAAGAIARKVVPHITIRGAMVQMGPHKINRDNWDWSEVNNNPFFCPDAEAASLWAEYLDGIRKAGSSIGAVIEVVASGVPVGLGAPIYAKLDQDIASAMMSINAVKGVEIGDGFETAALTGEDNADEMRIGPDGKPVFLSNHAGGILGGISNGQDVVVRFAIKPTSSILTPKQSITRSGAEVDVRTKGRHDPCVGIRAVPVGEAMLAIVLADHTLLHRAQQG; this is encoded by the coding sequence ATGTCGCATAACAGTTTCGGACATCTTTTCCGTGTCACCACCTGGGGCGAAAGCCACGGCCCGGCCATTGGCTGCACCGTTGATGGATGTCCATCCCTGATCGAAGTGACGCGCGAAGAAATCCAGCAGGATCTTGATCGCCGGCGGCCCGGTCAGTCTCGCTACACCACCCAGCGACAGGAAAAGGATCAGGTTGAAATCCTGTCCGGTGTCTTCCCCCATCCGCAGACCGGCGCGCAAGTCACCACGGGCACCTCCATCGGTCTGATCATTCAAAATACCGATCAGCGCTCCAAGGATTATGGCGACATTTCCGAACGCTATCGTCCCGGCCATGCAGACTATACCTATGACGCCAAATATGGCGTGCGTGATTTTCGCGGTGGTGGTCGGTCTTCGGCCCGCGAAACCGCCATGCGCGTCGCTGCAGGGGCGATTGCCCGCAAGGTCGTCCCTCACATCACCATTCGCGGTGCGATGGTCCAGATGGGGCCACACAAGATCAATCGCGACAATTGGGACTGGAGTGAAGTCAATAACAATCCCTTCTTCTGCCCCGATGCTGAGGCAGCAAGCCTCTGGGCTGAGTATCTCGACGGCATCCGCAAGGCAGGCTCCTCCATTGGTGCAGTGATCGAAGTGGTTGCTTCCGGTGTGCCGGTTGGGCTTGGCGCGCCGATCTATGCCAAGCTTGATCAGGATATCGCCTCGGCCATGATGTCGATCAACGCGGTCAAGGGGGTTGAAATCGGCGATGGCTTTGAAACGGCAGCCCTGACCGGTGAAGACAATGCCGATGAAATGCGGATCGGTCCGGACGGCAAGCCGGTCTTCCTGTCCAATCATGCGGGGGGGATTTTGGGGGGCATCTCCAATGGTCAGGACGTGGTCGTACGGTTTGCGATCAAACCGACCAGCTCAATTCTGACGCCAAAACAGTCCATCACCCGCTCCGGAGCAGAAGTGGATGTGAGGACCAAGGGGCGCCACGATCCATGTGTCGGTATCCGTGCCGTGCCTGTTGGAGAAGCCATGCTGGCCATCGTTCTGGCGGATCATACCCTTTTGCATCGTGCCCAACAGGGCTAA
- a CDS encoding glutathione synthetase gives MTTLSRPMKICFLMYPWEQIEPETDTTLRLIFEAWQRGHIVTMATQTSLTLRDTEAYGFCQVIRCNGTPKTAVHFYKQAVLTKKMLPLAGFDTIFMRANPPLDPTVLNFLDAVKEDVFICNDVNGLRLASSKIYTASLYDPANNFVPVTHVSKNRDYLERVLAESEGDRMILKPLRGYGGQGVIIVEKGSRASFRSLLDFYLGASNDQYVILQEFVPGAEQGDVRVMMLNGEPIGAMRRVPADGDLRSNIHQGGKAVKHVLNKEEKALCKHIGHKLVRDGLFFVGLDIIGGKLIEVNVLSPGGIVRINKLNRTRLQVKVIDFVESVIATREVLMARRSQYQRLIEDAVTES, from the coding sequence GTGACAACTCTCTCTCGTCCAATGAAAATCTGCTTTCTCATGTATCCGTGGGAGCAGATCGAGCCGGAAACGGACACGACTCTTCGCCTGATTTTCGAGGCGTGGCAGCGCGGCCATATCGTGACAATGGCGACCCAGACCAGCCTGACGCTGCGCGATACCGAAGCCTATGGCTTTTGTCAGGTGATCCGCTGCAACGGCACCCCGAAAACTGCGGTGCATTTCTACAAACAAGCTGTTCTGACCAAGAAAATGCTGCCACTGGCAGGCTTTGACACCATCTTCATGCGCGCCAATCCACCGCTTGATCCGACGGTGCTGAACTTCCTTGACGCAGTCAAGGAGGATGTCTTTATCTGCAATGATGTCAACGGCTTGCGACTGGCGAGCAGCAAGATCTACACCGCTTCACTCTATGATCCGGCGAACAATTTCGTCCCCGTCACCCATGTGTCCAAGAACAGGGACTATCTGGAGCGCGTGCTGGCGGAATCCGAAGGGGACAGGATGATCCTCAAGCCCTTGCGCGGCTATGGCGGTCAAGGGGTGATCATTGTCGAGAAAGGATCACGCGCCAGCTTCCGCTCGCTGCTCGATTTCTATCTTGGTGCCAGCAATGATCAATATGTGATCCTGCAGGAATTCGTCCCCGGAGCCGAACAGGGGGACGTCCGGGTGATGATGCTGAATGGTGAGCCGATTGGCGCCATGCGCCGCGTGCCCGCAGACGGGGACCTGCGTTCCAACATTCATCAGGGTGGCAAAGCGGTCAAACATGTTCTGAACAAGGAAGAAAAGGCGCTTTGCAAGCATATCGGGCACAAGCTCGTGCGGGACGGGCTGTTCTTTGTCGGGCTCGACATTATCGGCGGCAAGCTGATCGAGGTGAATGTCCTCAGTCCGGGCGGCATCGTCCGCATCAACAAGCTGAATCGCACGCGCTTGCAGGTCAAAGTCATCGATTTCGTGGAATCGGTCATCGCCACGCGGGAAGTCCTGATGGCGCGCCGCTCGCAATATCAAAGGTTGATCGAAGATGCAGTCACTGAGTCTTGA
- a CDS encoding YeeE/YedE thiosulfate transporter family protein yields MVLNWKVGGLLLGGVFFLAVLLVKPIGVSTQFVILDGILWDAVNPAIVVVDETAKSGYASPNAYLNKSGGKYAKNVAEPMNYSFIFVLAMVGGAALSAFLRGGVSAEEREMPEVWRENFGSSTTKRYVWAFIAGFLVLFGARLAGGCTSGHMMSGMMQTALSGYIFTAGAFLAAFPIALFVFKKGN; encoded by the coding sequence ATGGTTCTCAACTGGAAAGTGGGTGGGCTCTTGCTGGGGGGCGTGTTCTTTCTCGCGGTCCTGCTGGTCAAGCCCATTGGGGTTTCGACACAGTTCGTCATCCTTGATGGCATCTTGTGGGATGCCGTCAATCCGGCAATTGTGGTGGTCGATGAAACCGCCAAGAGCGGCTATGCGAGCCCGAACGCCTATTTGAACAAGAGCGGCGGCAAATATGCCAAGAATGTCGCCGAACCGATGAATTACAGCTTCATATTCGTTCTGGCGATGGTTGGTGGCGCCGCTCTGTCCGCATTCCTTCGTGGCGGCGTGTCGGCTGAGGAGCGGGAAATGCCAGAAGTCTGGCGGGAGAATTTCGGCTCATCGACCACCAAACGCTATGTCTGGGCCTTCATTGCCGGTTTTCTGGTGCTGTTTGGGGCGCGTCTGGCTGGCGGCTGTACGTCGGGACACATGATGAGCGGCATGATGCAGACCGCTCTGTCGGGCTATATTTTCACCGCGGGTGCTTTTCTTGCCGCCTTCCCGATTGCTCTCTTCGTCTTTAAAAAGGGGAACTGA
- a CDS encoding DUF418 domain-containing protein, which translates to MRGFAVCGILMRNIFAFAIPPYAYSFPTIWNSGEYRDILSWAFVEVFVDGVMRALFALLFGAAAMLVFSSIDKVNVEKIDLYFRRSMWLMAFGLVHSFLLLCSFDILFIYGLLGLFLFPFRNMSPKALLGIAVAGMVVSATMLNLQNGDLFTASPTQNESVESALNEAENATEQSPGDIGANSGAETDGQAAPTAPQAAQPDANQPEPSQPESNTETNEELLTGYLGTIWAGEVDEMQQGYGVIMRNLSQTSLANYSSELLTNHFTDIGILFFIGMAFFKLGIITGQKSLSFYLSLCLGGYAVGLLVNGFETFSDLLQVTLSLEAPLWTNFSYDVGRIAMAMGHLGLIMTLSKVRLFNLVTRLFAAAGRMALTNYMMQTIICTSLFFGYGLGLYGQMGHFDLLMMAFGIAFAQLIFSAIYLRYFRLGPAEWLWRRLSKGKAKPAKDAVSKRKADDNPIAVQTA; encoded by the coding sequence GTGCGTGGATTCGCGGTCTGTGGTATCCTGATGCGCAACATATTTGCCTTTGCAATTCCACCCTACGCTTATTCTTTTCCAACCATCTGGAACAGTGGCGAATATCGCGACATTCTCAGCTGGGCCTTTGTTGAGGTGTTTGTCGACGGGGTGATGCGCGCGCTGTTTGCCTTGTTGTTCGGTGCAGCGGCCATGTTGGTGTTCTCAAGTATTGATAAAGTAAATGTAGAGAAGATTGATTTATACTTCCGTCGCTCCATGTGGCTCATGGCGTTCGGGCTTGTGCATTCCTTTCTGTTGCTCTGCTCATTTGACATTCTGTTTATTTACGGATTGTTGGGCCTGTTTCTCTTTCCATTTCGAAATATGTCGCCAAAAGCCCTGTTAGGCATCGCAGTCGCAGGGATGGTGGTCTCCGCAACTATGCTTAATCTGCAGAATGGCGATCTTTTTACTGCCAGCCCGACGCAGAATGAGAGCGTTGAAAGCGCACTCAATGAAGCCGAAAATGCGACCGAGCAATCCCCTGGTGACATTGGCGCAAACTCTGGAGCCGAGACCGACGGTCAAGCAGCGCCTACCGCGCCACAGGCGGCTCAACCGGATGCAAATCAGCCAGAGCCAAGCCAGCCCGAGAGCAATACCGAAACCAACGAGGAACTGCTGACTGGCTATTTGGGTACGATCTGGGCCGGTGAGGTTGACGAAATGCAACAGGGTTACGGCGTGATCATGCGCAACTTGTCTCAGACCAGCCTTGCAAACTACTCATCCGAGTTGCTGACCAACCATTTCACGGATATTGGCATCCTGTTTTTCATCGGCATGGCCTTCTTCAAGCTTGGCATCATCACCGGGCAGAAATCGCTATCCTTCTATCTCAGCCTCTGTTTGGGAGGCTATGCCGTCGGATTGCTGGTCAATGGCTTTGAGACCTTCTCCGATCTGCTGCAGGTCACTTTGAGCCTTGAGGCACCGCTTTGGACCAATTTCAGCTATGATGTGGGCCGGATCGCCATGGCAATGGGTCATCTGGGGCTGATCATGACCTTGTCCAAGGTGCGTCTGTTCAATCTGGTCACCCGCCTGTTTGCCGCCGCGGGCCGCATGGCACTGACCAACTACATGATGCAGACAATCATCTGCACCAGTTTGTTCTTTGGCTATGGGCTGGGGCTATATGGCCAAATGGGACATTTTGATCTGCTCATGATGGCCTTTGGCATTGCCTTCGCGCAGCTGATTTTCTCTGCCATCTACCTCAGATACTTCCGCCTTGGTCCGGCGGAATGGCTCTGGCGTCGCCTGTCCAAGGGCAAGGCAAAGCCTGCAAAGGATGCTGTGTCCAAGCGCAAGGCAGACGACAATCCGATAGCGGTGCAAACTGCCTGA
- a CDS encoding ceramidase domain-containing protein — MNMLSSVDIYCERTDASYWSEPINALTNLSFVLAALWAYWTYRKIKAEQGPTGGPDMLVLVAIVMAGLIGIGSYLFHTHATVWSSLADVIPIWTFVAYYLFLSMYRIVGLPFWRAVRVYGITLVSIAATLWLVSTVLLASDGTEASSDGLNGSTQYLPGMIALYGFALVMLIRRHPAMGWILAAAVTFTTSIFFRTIDMMVCDALPLGTHFLWHSLNGLFIGFLLQALVRHGRAAPTASTTSKHI; from the coding sequence ATGAATATGCTCAGTTCTGTCGACATCTATTGCGAACGCACCGATGCGAGCTATTGGTCAGAGCCGATCAATGCCCTGACCAATCTGTCCTTTGTCCTTGCTGCGCTGTGGGCCTATTGGACCTATCGCAAGATCAAGGCTGAACAAGGCCCAACCGGCGGTCCGGACATGCTTGTTCTGGTTGCAATTGTCATGGCAGGTCTGATCGGCATTGGCTCCTATCTGTTCCACACCCACGCCACGGTCTGGTCGTCCCTTGCCGATGTGATCCCGATCTGGACTTTCGTTGCTTATTATCTGTTTTTGTCGATGTACCGGATTGTCGGATTGCCGTTTTGGCGGGCGGTTCGGGTTTATGGAATCACACTTGTGTCCATTGCCGCGACCCTCTGGCTGGTTTCCACGGTTCTGCTGGCATCCGACGGGACCGAGGCCAGCAGCGACGGGCTGAATGGTTCAACGCAATATCTGCCGGGGATGATCGCCCTTTACGGTTTTGCACTGGTTATGCTGATCCGGCGTCACCCGGCCATGGGTTGGATTTTGGCCGCTGCGGTGACTTTCACCACCTCTATTTTCTTCCGGACCATTGACATGATGGTCTGTGATGCGCTTCCTCTTGGGACGCACTTTCTATGGCACAGCCTCAATGGCCTGTTCATCGGATTTCTGCTGCAAGCACTGGTGCGCCATGGCAGAGCAGCACCAACCGCTTCTACCACCTCCAAACACATTTGA
- a CDS encoding trimeric intracellular cation channel family protein yields the protein MIPSPAFIFDNIAPVFFYAGIIVFAMSGGLRAIQAEMDLFGVLMVGFVTAAGGGTLRDILIGSVPVNWVVDPMPLAIILPSALTAYGIQRIGWEQRQIFNWIDAIGMSVFCITGAALTVEMGLHPVICIMMGMITATFGGLVRDILCNVVPLVLRQEIYATAAMLGSTLYVILQQFDMDRSVSALVGMSAALILRGVAIRYKFNIRGNAGEAPPQMFERHE from the coding sequence ATGATCCCGAGCCCCGCCTTCATATTCGACAATATCGCCCCGGTCTTTTTCTATGCCGGTATCATCGTTTTCGCGATGTCTGGGGGCCTCAGAGCCATTCAGGCCGAGATGGACCTGTTTGGTGTGTTGATGGTGGGGTTTGTCACAGCGGCCGGTGGCGGCACCCTGCGCGACATCCTGATCGGCTCGGTGCCGGTCAATTGGGTGGTGGATCCGATGCCTCTGGCCATCATTCTGCCTTCCGCGCTGACCGCTTACGGCATTCAGCGGATCGGCTGGGAGCAGCGACAGATTTTCAACTGGATCGACGCGATCGGCATGTCGGTTTTTTGCATCACCGGCGCCGCCCTGACGGTGGAAATGGGATTGCATCCGGTCATTTGCATCATGATGGGCATGATCACCGCGACGTTCGGTGGATTGGTACGGGATATTCTTTGCAATGTGGTGCCACTGGTGCTGCGTCAAGAAATCTACGCCACGGCGGCCATGCTGGGATCGACCCTCTATGTGATCCTGCAGCAGTTTGACATGGATCGCTCGGTCAGTGCCCTTGTGGGCATGAGTGCAGCGCTGATCCTGCGCGGTGTTGCGATCCGCTACAAGTTCAACATCCGCGGCAACGCCGGAGAAGCGCCACCGCAGATGTTTGAACGCCATGAATGA
- a CDS encoding DUF6691 family protein: MAIFLALVIGGLFGFTLDRIGATNPGYIIRMLNLSNLHLLKTIMLAIGTSSVLMFAGILAGLVDPGHLSVKDAYSGVFVGGLLLGAGFAIAGYCPGTSVTAAATGRKDALFFVLGGLFGAAAYMLAYSGVKATGLLDKIAGGKATLGMVTDTDYPFLIGGLSGEVIGIGLGIAFIAIAALAPAKLFGKG, from the coding sequence ATGGCCATTTTCCTCGCACTCGTCATTGGCGGCTTGTTTGGCTTCACCCTTGACCGGATCGGCGCGACCAATCCGGGCTATATCATTCGCATGCTCAACCTGTCGAACCTGCATTTGCTCAAAACGATCATGCTGGCAATCGGCACATCGTCGGTGCTGATGTTTGCCGGCATTCTGGCAGGTCTGGTCGATCCCGGTCACCTATCGGTCAAGGATGCCTATAGCGGGGTGTTTGTTGGCGGCTTGCTGCTTGGGGCAGGCTTTGCGATTGCAGGCTATTGTCCGGGCACCAGCGTCACCGCGGCCGCAACCGGGCGCAAGGACGCGCTGTTCTTCGTGCTTGGCGGCCTGTTTGGTGCAGCGGCCTATATGCTGGCCTATAGCGGCGTCAAAGCCACGGGCCTGCTGGACAAAATTGCAGGCGGCAAGGCCACGTTGGGGATGGTGACGGACACCGACTATCCATTCCTGATTGGCGGCTTGTCGGGTGAAGTGATCGGCATTGGACTTGGCATTGCCTTCATTGCCATTGCAGCGCTGGCTCCTGCCAAACTGTTCGGAAAAGGCTAA
- a CDS encoding tyrosine/phenylalanine carboxypeptidase domain-containing protein, translating to MQSLSLDAILAKIEAGDPFQAREQEGCFELHFDPSMPYLCTAIHDGHSFSADLEAHCNLDEAERIYEEDPHTAELISALPTRIVGLDSRYEYDLNRAPDQAIYGTAWGKVVWKDSLPDVLVERSLAKHTRFYDMVAAVLSALSRRHGGCVVYDLHSYNGERRGGSAAPAFNIGTAQVDMRRHRASIQYLARQLEKSEVGTEPIRVGIDEVFEGRGYLASFCRAHSNLVLCVPLEVRKFFCDEKSGAAWPVMVQALKEELTRSITSHAAYAANKRSKIRQFLRHELLANGLSKRVRELDKTLYRIAGNLDPLLYINPVNLDSERKKFFARKGHYEPQFRYRHLDIDPFLVKEQLFRLPFEEIEDPTLQSLYRHAINSLSMKVDLMSVIGSKDCLYNSLRYYGEPDRFDMANAGFLIHAAIPDAERVKGRQLNDHQILAMIQDEVDYYQLDAKVLLSNRIIAGAMVENNRYRVLVRKGHTSSERAARALCHHEVGLHLVTAAIARRQPLELFRLGMSGSTEAQEGLAVLVEYLSGNLTMMRLKTLALRVIAVRCLLDGYSFVRTWQCLTEDHGAKPEQAFMVAVRVFRGGGFTKDFVYLRGLAKAAAHARSGKSWEPLLIGKGSFATYDRIDDLLKRGIAKSPTILPRALVNPMPTNPLHDYLISSLRSHESRPSETSVSPIVAFPPRETETMVAV from the coding sequence ATGCAGTCACTGAGTCTTGATGCGATCCTCGCCAAAATCGAGGCGGGGGACCCCTTTCAGGCACGGGAGCAGGAGGGCTGCTTCGAGCTGCATTTCGACCCATCGATGCCGTATCTCTGCACCGCCATCCATGATGGTCACAGCTTTTCTGCGGATCTGGAAGCCCATTGCAATCTGGACGAAGCAGAGCGGATTTATGAAGAGGACCCGCACACGGCAGAGCTGATTTCGGCCTTGCCGACACGGATTGTCGGGCTCGACAGCCGCTATGAATATGACCTCAACCGCGCGCCCGATCAGGCCATTTATGGCACGGCTTGGGGCAAGGTGGTCTGGAAGGACAGCCTGCCGGACGTTTTGGTCGAGCGTTCGCTTGCCAAGCATACCCGCTTTTATGACATGGTGGCAGCGGTCTTGTCCGCGCTTTCGCGGCGTCATGGGGGCTGTGTCGTCTATGATCTCCATTCCTATAATGGCGAACGGCGGGGCGGTTCTGCTGCGCCAGCCTTCAATATTGGCACCGCTCAGGTCGACATGCGGCGGCATCGGGCATCGATCCAGTATCTGGCGCGCCAACTCGAAAAGAGTGAAGTCGGAACCGAACCGATCCGGGTTGGCATTGATGAAGTGTTTGAGGGGCGCGGCTATCTCGCCAGCTTCTGCCGAGCCCATTCCAATCTGGTGCTGTGTGTACCGCTGGAAGTGCGCAAATTCTTCTGCGACGAGAAAAGCGGTGCTGCCTGGCCGGTGATGGTGCAAGCATTGAAGGAGGAGCTGACCCGTTCGATCACGTCGCACGCTGCCTATGCGGCGAACAAGCGGTCGAAAATCCGCCAGTTCCTACGCCACGAGCTTTTGGCCAACGGCCTGTCAAAGCGGGTGCGGGAGCTGGACAAGACACTTTACCGGATCGCAGGCAATCTGGATCCGCTGCTCTATATCAACCCGGTCAATCTGGACAGCGAGCGGAAGAAATTCTTCGCTCGCAAAGGTCATTATGAACCGCAGTTCCGCTATCGGCATCTGGATATCGACCCGTTTCTGGTCAAGGAACAGCTCTTTCGTCTGCCGTTCGAGGAGATTGAAGACCCAACCCTGCAGAGCCTTTATCGTCATGCCATCAACAGCCTGAGCATGAAGGTCGACCTGATGTCGGTGATTGGCAGCAAGGACTGCCTGTATAATTCCTTGCGCTATTATGGCGAGCCGGACCGGTTCGACATGGCCAATGCAGGCTTTCTCATTCACGCAGCGATCCCCGATGCAGAAAGAGTGAAAGGTCGACAATTGAATGACCATCAGATCCTGGCGATGATTCAGGATGAGGTAGACTATTACCAACTTGACGCCAAGGTGCTGTTGTCCAACCGGATCATCGCCGGGGCGATGGTTGAGAATAATCGCTATCGGGTGTTGGTGCGCAAGGGCCACACATCGTCGGAGCGGGCGGCCCGTGCCCTGTGTCACCATGAGGTGGGGTTGCATCTGGTCACCGCAGCGATTGCCCGTCGTCAACCGCTTGAGCTGTTCCGACTGGGCATGTCCGGCTCGACCGAAGCGCAGGAAGGTCTTGCGGTTTTGGTGGAGTATCTCTCGGGCAACCTGACCATGATGCGGCTAAAAACCCTTGCCCTCAGGGTGATTGCCGTGCGCTGCCTGCTGGATGGTTACAGCTTCGTGCGCACATGGCAATGTCTGACCGAGGATCACGGTGCCAAGCCGGAGCAGGCCTTTATGGTCGCTGTGCGGGTTTTCCGTGGAGGTGGTTTTACCAAGGACTTTGTCTATTTGCGCGGACTAGCCAAGGCTGCTGCCCATGCACGATCTGGCAAGAGTTGGGAACCATTGCTGATCGGCAAGGGATCCTTCGCCACCTATGACCGGATCGACGATCTGCTCAAACGCGGCATTGCCAAGAGCCCGACAATCCTGCCCCGCGCTCTGGTCAATCCGATGCCGACCAATCCGCTGCATGATTACCTGATCAGTTCGCTGCGCAGCCATGAGAGCCGGCCAAGCGAGACGTCTGTCTCGCCGATTGTCGCCTTCCCGCCTCGTGAAACAGAAACCATGGTCGCTGTATAG
- the ribB gene encoding 3,4-dihydroxy-2-butanone-4-phosphate synthase, whose translation MSKMERVANAIRAFEKGEMVVVTDDDDRENEGDLIVAASKVTAEQMAFIIRHSSGIVCTPMTVQDAARLKLDPMVANNNAPLSTAFTISVDFKHGTTTGISAEERCTTVHGLASGNTQPDDFVRPGHIFPLVAKDGGVLVRSGHTEAAVDLCKLANLPAVGVISELVNDNGSVKRGQQVLDFAEEHGLQHVSVADLIAYRQRTERLVEKVEEFTIQTRHGDAKAITFKAQFDDMEHLALIFGDIRDGTDIPVRLHQENVIGDVFGKTDTLDNIVARFASDRGVVVYLRDGSPGVVTGSMRPREGLELAEAEEHVSAKGRDEDWRDIGLGAQILTELGISSIRLFSSKERHYVGLEGFGLEITGTELI comes from the coding sequence ATGTCCAAGATGGAACGCGTCGCGAACGCCATCCGTGCCTTTGAAAAGGGCGAGATGGTGGTTGTCACGGATGATGATGATCGTGAAAATGAAGGTGACCTGATTGTCGCCGCCAGCAAGGTGACTGCTGAACAGATGGCCTTCATCATTCGCCACAGTTCCGGCATCGTCTGCACCCCGATGACGGTGCAGGACGCTGCGCGCCTCAAGCTTGACCCGATGGTGGCGAACAACAATGCCCCCTTGTCGACAGCTTTCACCATCTCCGTTGATTTCAAGCATGGCACCACCACCGGCATTTCCGCTGAGGAACGCTGCACGACGGTGCATGGCCTTGCCAGTGGCAACACCCAGCCTGATGACTTTGTACGCCCGGGCCACATTTTCCCGCTGGTCGCCAAAGATGGTGGGGTGTTGGTGCGCTCCGGTCACACCGAAGCCGCCGTTGATCTGTGCAAGCTGGCCAACCTGCCAGCCGTCGGCGTGATTTCTGAACTGGTCAATGACAATGGCTCCGTCAAACGGGGTCAGCAGGTGCTCGATTTTGCTGAAGAGCATGGCCTGCAACATGTGTCTGTCGCCGATCTCATCGCTTATCGTCAGCGCACTGAGCGTCTGGTAGAGAAGGTGGAAGAGTTCACCATCCAGACCCGCCATGGGGACGCCAAAGCGATTACCTTCAAGGCCCAGTTCGACGATATGGAGCATCTGGCGCTGATCTTTGGTGACATTCGCGACGGCACGGACATTCCGGTGCGCCTGCATCAGGAAAATGTCATCGGCGACGTGTTTGGCAAAACCGATACCCTCGACAACATCGTCGCTCGCTTTGCTTCGGATCGTGGTGTGGTGGTCTATTTGCGTGATGGTTCTCCCGGTGTTGTCACCGGCTCCATGCGCCCGCGGGAAGGCCTGGAACTGGCCGAAGCCGAAGAGCATGTCAGCGCGAAAGGTCGCGACGAAGATTGGCGTGACATCGGTCTGGGCGCTCAAATCCTGACCGAACTCGGCATTTCCTCGATCCGCCTCTTCTCTTCCAAGGAACGCCACTATGTGGGCCTTGAAGGCTTTGGTCTGGAAATCACAGGCACCGAACTGATCTAG